In [Clostridium] cellulosi, one genomic interval encodes:
- a CDS encoding 4Fe-4S ferredoxin, iron-sulfur binding (High confidence in function and specificity), producing MIRKIIKIDEEKCNGCGLCATACHEGAIGIVNGKAKLLREDYCDGLGNCLPVCPTNAISFEEREAAEYNEAAVKAKKEAERAKAPFVCPGSRMRTLERNRPAEPAKAADNSQVISELRQWPVQIKLVPPNAPYFNGAHLLIAADCTAYAYANFHKDFMRNKITLIGCPKLDMVDYTEKLTAIISMNEIKSVSVVRMEVPCCGGIEHAVKEALRASGKMIPWSVTVIGTDGTIIEQ from the coding sequence ATGATAAGAAAAATTATAAAGATTGACGAGGAAAAATGCAATGGCTGCGGCCTTTGCGCAACTGCCTGCCATGAGGGCGCAATAGGCATAGTTAACGGCAAGGCGAAGCTTTTGCGCGAAGATTACTGCGATGGCCTCGGCAACTGCCTGCCTGTCTGCCCGACAAATGCTATCTCATTTGAGGAGCGGGAAGCGGCGGAGTATAACGAGGCGGCTGTAAAAGCAAAGAAGGAAGCGGAGCGGGCTAAGGCCCCGTTTGTCTGCCCCGGTTCACGCATGAGGACCCTTGAGAGGAATCGCCCTGCCGAACCCGCAAAGGCAGCGGATAACAGTCAGGTTATTTCCGAACTGCGCCAGTGGCCGGTTCAGATAAAGCTTGTCCCGCCGAACGCCCCGTATTTTAATGGCGCACACCTGCTTATCGCGGCGGACTGCACAGCTTACGCCTATGCTAACTTCCATAAAGACTTTATGAGAAACAAGATAACATTAATCGGCTGCCCGAAGTTGGATATGGTCGATTACACCGAAAAACTCACCGCCATCATCTCGATGAATGAGATTAAGAGCGTATCAGTCGTCAGGATGGAAGTTCCATGCTGCGGAGGCATTGAACATGCCGTCAAAGAGGCTCTCCGCGCAAGCGGCAAGATGATTCCGTGGAGTGTCACCGTAATCGGCACAGACGGCACAATTATTGAACAGTAA